Part of the bacterium genome, TCTGGGCAGCTACGCCGAGCTGGGGGAAGACGTGTGGATGGTTTCCAACGTCCGTGCGACCGGGGAGCTCATCTACGGCTACGAGCCCCTGATATTCGAGGGTGAGCTGGACCCGGAGAAGGCCGCCGCCCTGACCGCGCTCCTGGACACGCTCTACACCGCCGATGAGGTCACCCGCCTGAAGGCGACCGGGCTCATCGGGGAGACCGCCGGGGGCTACCTGGCGGTGACCCCCGCCGGCGAGGGGGGCGTCTACGCCGAGGAGATCGTCGGACGCGAGAACAACAACCGGGGCCTCGTATACGACCGGCTGGCGGTCACCACGCCGGAGCTGGCCCGTTTCCCCGACCCCCGGGCCGAGGTGGAGAAAGTCTTCGCCCGCTACTACCGGGAGAAACTCGCCCCGGGGATGTACTACCTCGACGAAGCGGGCAACTGGTTGCAGCTCTGAACGTCGCGGCGGGGATGGGGAACGGCGCGTCCAGCCGCTTCTTTTTTTATCCGAGGTGGATCGCCCTTGAGTAAGCGGGATAAAGTCAAACGGCCGGCTTTCCGCACGCAGCGGGAAGGGGTGGCCTTCCGCCGCCACGATTTCGCCAGGCTGCGCTCCAACGCGCAGAAGGCGCTGAAGGCCCTGCAGAAACGGGACCCCGACGGCGAGAAGAGGCTGCTCGACGACCGGGACGGCTTCGGCGCAGCCGTGGCCGCACTCGTCAAGGTCCCCGAGTGGTCCAACGTCCGCCTCGACCCGCGGGTCATCGCCGACTACATCGCCTCGAAGAAGCCGCCCGAGGGGGGCAAAGAGGAGGCGATGGCCGAATACATCGGGACCTGCCTGGACGAAATCGTGGACGACCAGGCGCGGATGGGACTCACCGTCATCGCCCTGAGCGCGCAGGTGAACCTGGTCGGCCGGAACGAGGACCGCCTGGCCTGGATGAACCTCGTCATGCTCAACCTTTTCACCAATCCCGAGGCCAAGCCCCGGGGCATCCCGATACTGCACCACCTGTTCTGGCTCAACTACGGCGATTACGTGTTTCAGCGCAACGTAATGGGCTTCGTGGGGCAGGTGCTCGATCCGGACCTTCTCCAGGGCGATGTGTTCCGCGAGGTGCTGGCCCAGGATTGGGAGGCGGAGGCGATTGACCTCGGGGGTCTGGCGGAGAGCCTCGGGGTCAAGCCCGAGGATGTTCCGGTCAAGGTCTGCGAGACGACCCGGCTGACGACCCTCGCCGCCGAGCGGTTCGAGGGGTTCGTTCCCGACGATGACCTGGTGGAGCGGACCCTGGACGTCATCTCAGACCAGGCGGTGGAGCTGATGCGGGCCGCTCTGGACAACCGGGCCAAGCGGGAGGAGCTCGAGGCGGCCGCCGCCGGCCTGGTCCGCCAGGTGGCGACGGAGGCCGCCCGCGCCTTCCAGGCCAAGGGGTATCTGGAGAATCTGGAGCGGACCCTGGCCGAGCTGGAGGCCTCCGACGCGGGATCCCTCCCCCGGGAGCTGGCGCGCCGGGCGAAGATCGTCCTCGGCAGCCTGCCCACCCGGTTCAACCCCCTCTTCGACGCCCTCTTGATCCTCGGTGTGCGCCGGAGGGCCGCGCGGGACTACCACGAGAGCGCCGAGAAGCGGGCGGAGCCCACGGAGGTTCCCGGTGGGAAGGGGAAACCCGAGCCGCCCCCCGACGTATAAAGACCAGGAGGTTTCGATGCAGCGCCACACCGTATCCACCGACGAGGCTCCGCAAGCGGTAGGCCCTTACAGCCAGGCGGTCGTGTCTGGAGGCTTCGTCTTCACGGCGGGCCAGATTCCGCTCAATCTCTCCACGGGCGAGCTCGAGCAGAACGACATCGAGACGGCCACCCGGCGCGTCTTGGCGAACCTGGACGCGGTTCTGCGAGCCGCCGGAAGCTCCCTGGATCGGGCGGTCAAGCTCACCGTTTTCATGACCGACCTGGGGCTTTTCTCCAGGATGAACGAGGTTTACGCCGGGTTTTTTAAAGGGGACCCGCCCGCGCGCTCGGCGGTCCAGGTCGGAGCCCTCCCCAGGGGGGCCGTCATCGAAATCGAGGCCGTGGCCGTCCTCGAGGGCTGATCCGTCCCGGCGGCGATGAGAAAACGTATCCGCGGCAGGTCCGATAAACCGCGGGCTTGACAGCCCCTCGTTCTTAACCGTAAAATCCAGCGGACTGACCAGAAAAAGGGAGATCAGTTCATGAATCGCTCCCTCATTTACGCCGTCCCGTTCGTTTTTCTCCTGGCCCTCGCCTGCACGGACCTCCCCCTCAACGTCCACGGTGACACGCCCACCGACGGCCAGTTGAAGATCATGGCCCTGACCGACGTCGTGGAAATCCTGGCCCGCAGGCCGGAGATGATGCCCGGCCTCATCCAGGGGATCAGCGACGTTTCCAAGGGGGACAAGACCGCCCTGCACGATAGGTTGGAAGAGGAGCTCATCAGCATCTTAACCCGACGGGGCTACTTCGTCGGGGCCGTGGCCGCGCCCGAGGAGGAGAGCGAGACGGAAGAGGCGCTGCGGGAAGCGCATGAAGAGAAGGAGATGGTGGTGTCCGGAGCGGGTGCTGACGGTAACACCGCCGGGGCCCAGGATCCCGTGGAATCCACCCCCTCGTCCTCTCCGTCCTCCCCGTCCCGGACCGAAGACTCTACCCATACCGTGGCCAAACCGGGCACCCTGGAGTACCGTCTGGTCGAGTGCCGGGTCATCTACACCCGGGCTGGATCGGGCGTGAAACGTCAGGCCGTGGCGGTGGTTCATTTCCGTATCCCCAGCTCCTCGGGCGAGGGGTACGCCTGGGCCGGCGACATCACCGGCTCCGCCGAGGACGTCGTGTCCACCACGGCCGCCGAGGAGTTGATAGACACCCGCTACGCCGACATCGGCCCCACGTCGCCCGAGGAGGAGGAGACGCCGATTCTGGAGCCGATTATCGTGACCGCCGTAACCGTGGGTCTGATCGTCCTCTTCAGTTTCACCAGCCAGTAGGGTCGGCTGGAGGCGGGTCTGCGCCCCGGAATACCGCGATACGTCGAGCTGAGAAAAAGACTCCCGCGCATATTAGTGTTTCTGTTGACGGTGGCGGAATACAGCTCAATAACGATTAAAAAAACGCCCCCTCGGGCGTTTTTCTCGCCGGCTCGCGGGCGTCCCCCGCCCGGGCCGCCACGAAGCTGAAATAAAAAACGCCCCCCCTGGCGTTTTTCTTCGTCGTTTTGCGGGCTTTTTCCCTTCGGCGATCCTAGCGGTAAAGGCTGAGGATTACACCCCAACTGGTCATCGCCACACCGCTGGGCTCCACGATGACGGTCCCGGTGGCGTAGGGGTACTGTGGGTCGTTGTAATCGAAGGAGCCCGAGGTGTTGAAGGTGCGGGTGTACGTTTCGCCGGGATCCAAAAATCCCGAGTCCCACAGCCCGTCCACGGATTTGGTACGGTGCGTGTGCGCGCCGTCGTTGGTCCAACGGACGCGGTCTCCGGGTGAGACGGTGACTATCGCGGGACTGAACAAGTTGTCGCCGATGCTGACCTCGTGGACCTCCGCCAGGGCCGCCAGCGCCAGGGTGAGGATGCCGAATACGAGCAATCCTCTTCTCATCGCGCAGCCTCCGATTTCGGGGGGATTTGGCAGATCCTCCACTGTAAGAATAGCCTGAAATAAGGAAATGTCAAGAGCCGGCGTGTATTTTTTATATTTCGGACGACCGGGCTGTTCCGGGTGAACCGTTGTCGTTCCGGTTTTTTATGTACGTCTAGCCACCCACGCCAAAGCCCCCGCCGCGGTGCGGCAGGGGCTCGTCGTCGTAAAATCCTACGGCTCGACGGCGTTAAGCTCACGTAAAAGGTCGTCCGGATCGAGCCCGTGGAGGATGGCGTAGAGCTCCAGGGTTTCGTCCCCGGCTGCGGGACAACCGGCGCAGTCTGAGCCGGTTATCCGCTTTACCGCCTCGGCCAGCCGCGGGGAGCGGCCGATGAGCTCGGCCATCGTCGTGTCCCGGGTGATTTTATCCGCCATGCTCAGTTGCCGCCCGTGTCCGCGGCGGTTTCGTTCAGGTCCTTCAACAGGTTCGCGACGTCGTCCAAGCCGTGGCCCAGGGCGCCCTGCTCGATGGTCTCGTAGTTGGCGATGTGGCAGCCGATGCAGTGCAGGCCGTGGGCCATGAAGACGGGGATGGTCTTCGGGTACTTCCGGACGACGTCCTCGATGATCATGTCCTTGGTGATTTTCTCGGCCAATGGTCCTCCATTTTGCGTCCCGTCGGGGGCGGTTTTTTTTAGTTTCGCAGTGCTCGAACGTCATTCTAGCCGAAAATGCGCTCGTTGACAACCAGGAAGACGGTGCCTATACTCTTTTTAATACCCTTTGAGACTCACTGGAGGCCGATTGTTCTTCCGGTTTTCCGTTTCCGGGGCGCGGGGAATAGTGGGCGACGGCCTGGACCCCAAGCTGGCTCTCGAGCTCTCCGCAGCTTTCTCGGGGATTTTACCGACGGGTCCGGTGATCCTCGGCCGCGACAGCCGGACTTCGGGGCCGGCGCTCCGACGGGCCGTCATCGCCGCCTTGACGGGCTGCGGGCGGGATGTGGTGGATCTGGGCATCTGCCCCACCCCCACCGTGCAACTCGCCGTGGAGTGGCTACGGGCGGCCGGAGGGATGATCATCACCGCCAGCCACAACCCCGCCGCCTGGAACGGCCTGAAATTCGTCGGCGCGAGGGGGACCTTCATCCCGCCCGAGGAGCTCTCCCGGCTGAAGAAAATCCACTCCAACGGCGAGTACGGCTGGGTGTCCCACGACCGAATCGGATCCGTCTCCGAGAGAAAAGACCTCGTCGCCCGCCACGTGGACGAGGTGGTCGGGCTCGTGGACCCGAGGCAGATAAAAAACGCCGGCCTGAACGTGGTGGCCGACTGCTGCCGCGGGGCCGGCGGCGCGGTCATACCGAGCCTCCTGGAGAAGCTGGGGGTGAAGTTCCGCTGTCTCGGCGCCGAGACCGACGGGCGCTTCCCCCGCGACCCCGAGCCGGTGCCCGAGAACCTCGCCGAGCTGTCCCAGGCCGTGGTCGAATCGCGGGCCGACCTGGGGCTGGCCTACGACGCCGACGTGGATCGCCTGGCTCTGGTCGGGACCGATTGGAAGCCCATCGGAGAGGAGCGGACGCTGCAGTTGGCCTGCTGGGCCCTTTTGGACCGGGGCGAGCGGGGTGACCTGGCGACCAACGTCTCGACCAGCCGGGGCCTGGACGACGTGGCCGCCCGCTTCGGGGTGAAGGTCCACCGAACCCCCGTGGGCGAGGTGAACGTGGTCGAGACCATCGTCGAAAAAAACTGCCTCGCGGGGGGCGAGGGGAACGGCGGCGTCATCTACCCCCGCCTGCACCTTGGACGCGACGCCCTGGTCGCCACGGCGCTCATCGTCGAGTTCCTGGCCCGGTCGGGCAAGGGGATTCTGGGTCTCGTCGAGGAACTCCCCGTGTACGTGATGCTGAAGCGGAAGGCCCCTATGCCCGAGGAGAGAGTCCTGCGCCGGGTTTACGACCGCCTCCGGGACGTCCATCCCGACGCGGCTTTCTCGGAGCTGGACGGTCTCCGGCTGGACTGGGGGGACCGCTGGCTCCACCTGCGGCCCTCGGGGACCGAGCCCATCGTGCGCATCTTCGCCGAGGCGCCCGACGAGGACACGGCCCGCGGTCTGGTGGACGGGGCCCGGGCGGTTCTGGAGGCCGGCGATGGAGGATAGCCCTTCCGTCGTCGTACGGCCCTGCGGCGTGGCCCACACCCCGTACACCCCCGAAGCGCAGGGGCCGATTCAGGGCGTCTTCCGCGAGGACGTCGAGTCGCGCCTGGAGATTTTCCCGCCCTACGACGCCTGTCTGGACGGCCTGGAGGGCTATTCCCACCTCATCGTCCTGTTCCACTTCCACCTCGTCTCCGAGCGGGAGCGCACCCTCGTGACCAAGCCCTACCTCTACGACCACGAGGTGGGCGCCTTCGCCTGCTGCTCGCCGAGGCGGCCGTCGGGGCTGGGGCTGGACATCGTCCGGCTGCTCCGCCGCGAGGGGAACGTGCTGGTCGTCGCCGGTGGGGACATGACCGACGGCAGCCCCATCCTGGACATCCGCCCCTACATCCCGGAATTTCACTCCTTCCCCGACGCCGAGCTGGGGTGGATTCGGGGCCGCATCCCCGAATAGCGGCGCGCCGGTGGGAATCGTTAAAAAGGGACCACCGGTCCCTTTTTCCTACAGGAACCTGGAGCGGAACGGGGACGTAGAATACTAATCGTCCCTTCTCCCGAGGAGTCGTCATGCGGATACGGCATTTTCTCATCGTTCTCGTCGTCTTCGTCGCCCTGGGCTTCCTGGGGTCGCTCTCGGCCCAGGAAAACGAGTCCCCGTCGCAGAACGCCGGCGAGCCGCAACTGGAACAGGTGTCCAACCTCTGCGCGGAGCCCGAGGCGACCCTGGAACCACTCGACACCGACACCCTCGCGGCCCTGGCCGGCGGGCTCAGGCTCGGCTCCCCGGAGCGGGTGGGAGGGGCTTGGGTCTTCCCACTGTACCTGGATAAACCCGGGACGCGGGAGTACCTCACCCTGGCCGAGGCCGGGGAGGAGGGCCTCCTGGGAGTCAACGAGCTGGAGTCGGCGGAGGTGAACGCGGTGGAGCTCGTCTGGGAGACGAAGAGGCCGCTCTTCATCATGGCCGGCCAGATGATCCGCGGGGCGAAGCAGGACCGGGTCTTCGCCCGGGACGTGCTCGTGATCGGTCAGGGGCGCGGTCCCCTGCCCGTTTACTGCGTGGAGTCCGGCCGCTGGACCAGCGGACCGACGGCGTTCACCGCGGCCAAGATGGTGGTCGGCAACGAGGTTCGCGGCGCGGTGAACCTCCAGGCCGACCAGGGGACGGTCTGGTCCAAGGTCTCCGAGGTGCAGGAGAGCGTGGGCCGGTACTCCGAAACGTCGGCCTACCGGGTTGTGCTCGAGGACTCGGTGGTGAGCGGCATCGCCGGGGATTTGGGGGATATTTTCAACGGGTTCGCCGAGGACGGCGCCTGCGGCGTGCTGCTCTTCGGCGGGGGGTACGTGCTGGGGCTGGACGTGTTCGATAACGCGGCGCTCTTCGGCGATCTGTCCGGGGAGCTGGGCGTGGCCTACGCGACCCAGGTGGCGGTCCTGGATGAGGAGCCCGGCCATCCCGAACCGGGGAAGCTGGTGAAGGAGTTTTTGGGGGATTTGGGCGGTCTGGCGACCTTCACCTACCCCGGCGAGACCGTGGGCGAGGGCGAGTTCGTCGTCGTCAACGACGGCCACCTCTCCGGGGGTTTCCTGAATACGGACGGCGGGATCGTCCACCTGATGCTGACGCAGTCGGCGCCCGAATGATCCCGGTTTTCTTTTTGATCTGCGGGGAGCCGGTCGGCTCTCCTTTTTCACGCGTGTCTGTCTACCGCGTGTACTTCAACAGGAAGCGCCACAGCCAGCGCAGGCCGAAGTACAGCCCGGCGGCCACGGCGATCAAGAGGGGGAAGAATGCGGTTAAAAGGTGGGTGGAGAGGTACTCCCACAGGGTCTCGTACCACGTGCTTACCGAGCCCTCTCGCAGGCTCTCCACCACCCGGTCGAAGAGTGCCTCGAAGGAGCGGTGGTTCGCCTCGGCGGTTTCACCGTGGATGGCGTAGGTCCCGCGGTTGCCGTATAAAACGACGCAGCGCCAGCGAAAGGGGACGCCGTCCACCCGGTAGATGCCGTTCAGTCTCTGGGCCGCC contains:
- a CDS encoding DUF1318 domain-containing protein; translation: MGAAAKALIPLPALLLLGSLGCVQAQFNVELVDAKTMLENQVLGSYAELGEDVWMVSNVRATGELIYGYEPLIFEGELDPEKAAALTALLDTLYTADEVTRLKATGLIGETAGGYLAVTPAGEGGVYAEEIVGRENNNRGLVYDRLAVTTPELARFPDPRAEVEKVFARYYREKLAPGMYYLDEAGNWLQL
- a CDS encoding RidA family protein, yielding MQRHTVSTDEAPQAVGPYSQAVVSGGFVFTAGQIPLNLSTGELEQNDIETATRRVLANLDAVLRAAGSSLDRAVKLTVFMTDLGLFSRMNEVYAGFFKGDPPARSAVQVGALPRGAVIEIEAVAVLEG
- a CDS encoding cupredoxin domain-containing protein — encoded protein: MRRGLLVFGILTLALAALAEVHEVSIGDNLFSPAIVTVSPGDRVRWTNDGAHTHRTKSVDGLWDSGFLDPGETYTRTFNTSGSFDYNDPQYPYATGTVIVEPSGVAMTSWGVILSLYR
- a CDS encoding DUF1858 domain-containing protein; translated protein: MADKITRDTTMAELIGRSPRLAEAVKRITGSDCAGCPAAGDETLELYAILHGLDPDDLLRELNAVEP
- a CDS encoding DUF1858 domain-containing protein — protein: MIIEDVVRKYPKTIPVFMAHGLHCIGCHIANYETIEQGALGHGLDDVANLLKDLNETAADTGGN
- the glmM gene encoding phosphoglucosamine mutase, with translation MFFRFSVSGARGIVGDGLDPKLALELSAAFSGILPTGPVILGRDSRTSGPALRRAVIAALTGCGRDVVDLGICPTPTVQLAVEWLRAAGGMIITASHNPAAWNGLKFVGARGTFIPPEELSRLKKIHSNGEYGWVSHDRIGSVSERKDLVARHVDEVVGLVDPRQIKNAGLNVVADCCRGAGGAVIPSLLEKLGVKFRCLGAETDGRFPRDPEPVPENLAELSQAVVESRADLGLAYDADVDRLALVGTDWKPIGEERTLQLACWALLDRGERGDLATNVSTSRGLDDVAARFGVKVHRTPVGEVNVVETIVEKNCLAGGEGNGGVIYPRLHLGRDALVATALIVEFLARSGKGILGLVEELPVYVMLKRKAPMPEERVLRRVYDRLRDVHPDAAFSELDGLRLDWGDRWLHLRPSGTEPIVRIFAEAPDEDTARGLVDGARAVLEAGDGG
- the tsaA gene encoding tRNA (N6-threonylcarbamoyladenosine(37)-N6)-methyltransferase TrmO, encoding MEDSPSVVVRPCGVAHTPYTPEAQGPIQGVFREDVESRLEIFPPYDACLDGLEGYSHLIVLFHFHLVSERERTLVTKPYLYDHEVGAFACCSPRRPSGLGLDIVRLLRREGNVLVVAGGDMTDGSPILDIRPYIPEFHSFPDAELGWIRGRIPE
- a CDS encoding DUF6569 family protein, producing MRIRHFLIVLVVFVALGFLGSLSAQENESPSQNAGEPQLEQVSNLCAEPEATLEPLDTDTLAALAGGLRLGSPERVGGAWVFPLYLDKPGTREYLTLAEAGEEGLLGVNELESAEVNAVELVWETKRPLFIMAGQMIRGAKQDRVFARDVLVIGQGRGPLPVYCVESGRWTSGPTAFTAAKMVVGNEVRGAVNLQADQGTVWSKVSEVQESVGRYSETSAYRVVLEDSVVSGIAGDLGDIFNGFAEDGACGVLLFGGGYVLGLDVFDNAALFGDLSGELGVAYATQVAVLDEEPGHPEPGKLVKEFLGDLGGLATFTYPGETVGEGEFVVVNDGHLSGGFLNTDGGIVHLMLTQSAPE